The following nucleotide sequence is from Pelomicrobium methylotrophicum.
TGTAAGAAATGCGACAGGTGGCTGGAGTGGTGGCGCCGATCACGTCCATCGTGATCGTAGCACCGGCACCGCTCCCACCCCCGGTAATCGTCAGGCCTTCGGTCGTCGCCGAGATCTGGGCGGCAGCGAGAATGCCGGCAGCGTCTGCGGTAGGATACTGGTTGATCATGGTCACCAGCGTCCCTTCCATATCGGCTGTGCCGCCCGTCGCCGTGCACGTGCCGCCAGCCGTCGCGAGGTCGAGGAGGCAGCGGGCATGCGCCAACGCGGAGGCGGAGCGGACTGCGCCATACAGCCCGCTCGCCTTGGCGATGCGCGCTTTCTTCTGCATCTCC
It contains:
- a CDS encoding type IV pilin protein is translated as MTQNRRKQNGQRGFTLIELVVVIAIIGILAAVALPRYVEMQKKARIAKASGLYGAVRSASALAHARCLLDLATAGGTCTATGGTADMEGTLVTMINQYPTADAAGILAAAQISATTEGLTITGGGSGAGATITMDVIGATTPATCRISYTAPAAGNAPTISLTTTGC